A single Nomia melanderi isolate GNS246 unplaced genomic scaffold, iyNomMela1 scaffold0064, whole genome shotgun sequence DNA region contains:
- the LOC143175330 gene encoding uncharacterized protein LOC143175330 produces MEEVQYCRFQRCQQRNVDFLNLTDLNRHYKGQHSSNDIAWQCRKCGKEFPGLHNCRCHIPKCRQQVETQELPHICEKCSQQFHTARGLATHERHRHPEMRNRKRQEENDRQKGRPGRRNYVWTEKEIEELIALNQEFAGEKRPNVEIRKRMPSKTVKQISDNRRELNNQARGVQQESVIEEEGQIATNENVEEESREQEEEHQQQNSTTLLLNLEIEDLDDIVDQTWREQISRAIKRVSLRRKDELHEITKELDEIFNKIEEGEDAPSLIDQWINNSFNPIILGEEKNEEIEKRQDPKKIGKKAGRINTKKNNHNRRAKFRFARCQGLYEKCPKKLIDMAISGDFSVLDKKKELPAEVEIKTLYEQVWGQKGPKVTSKKEHPEATSLLSACPPYTEEEILKRLRKIKNNTAGGPDKIRKTHLRKKSIGKTLAKLFNMLVLTGHYPTPLKMNRTTLLPKPNKDPKDARNWRPTTIGSLVARIFSGTLDQRMRRITTLSERQKGFIQEDGCKNNIRMVETIASRMKVEKGGIISVIDISKAFDTIPHSALEPRLREKGIPAHIIQLINNVYTDCRTVIKTKSNQGIEIEIQRGVKQGDPLSPLLFNIMMDEIIEDKSRNTKRIEINGKGIAVLAFADDLIIIGRDREDAQEQLQILDQKLTELGMELATDKCLTFEIVGKKKTWYAKNPELKIKNKELLCASPEHAIRYLGVDITPWNNVHCEGTTQKIK; encoded by the coding sequence ATGGAGGAAGTGCAATACTGCAGATTCCAAAGATGCCAGCAAAGGAACGTGGATTTCCTCAACCTTACGGACCTGAACAGACATTATAAAGGCCAACATAGCAGTAATGACATTGCGTGGCAATGTAGAAAATGCGGCAAGGAGTTCCCCGGTCTACACAATTGTAGATGCCATATCCCAAAATGCAGACAGCAAGTGGAGACACAAGAATTACCACACATATGTGAAAAATGTTCGCAACAATTCCACACTGCCAGAGGATTAGCAACACACGAGAGGCACAGACACCCAGAGATGCGGAACAGAAAAAGGCAAGAAGAAAACGATCGCCAGAAAGGGAGACCGGGTAGAAGAAATTATGTATGGacggaaaaagaaatagaagagcTAATAGCACTCAACCAGGAATTCGCAGGAGAAAAAAGACCTAACGTGGAGATAAGGAAGAGAATGCCAAGTAAAACAGTGAAACAAATTAGTGACAACAGAAGAGAATTAAATAATCAGGCCAGAGGAGTACAGCAGGAGAGTGTCATAGAAGAAGAAGGACAGATAGCTACGAATGAAAATGTAGAAGAAGAATCCCGGGAACAAGAAGAGGAACACCAACAGCAAAACTCAACAACTCTCCTTCTAAACCTTGAAATAGAAGATTTAGACGATATAGTGGACCAAACGTGGCGAGAACAAATATCGAGGGCCATTAAAAGAGTGTCCCTGCGCAGGAAGGATGAATTGcacgaaataacaaaagaacTGGACGAGATATTCAACAAGATAGAAGAAGGTGAAGATGCACCATCACTAATAGACCAGTGGATCAATAATTCGTTCAACCCTATCATATTGggagaagaaaagaacgaaGAGATAGAAAAAAGGCAAGACCCAAAGAAAATAGGAAAGAAAGCAGGTCGGATAAACACAAAAAAGAACAACCACAACCGAAGAGCGAAATTTAGATTCGCCAGATGCCAAGGGCTATACGAGAAGTGCCCTAAAAAACTAATAGATATGGCGATAAGCGGTGATTTCTCCGTGCTAGACAAAAAGAAGGAACTCCCGGCAGAAGTGGAAATTAAGACACTTTACGAACAAGTGTGGGGACAAAAGGGACCAAAAGTAACCAGCAAAAAAGAGCATCCTGAAGCCACTTCCTTACTCTCAGCCTGCCCACCATATACAGAAGAGGAAATCCTAAAAAGACttaggaaaattaaaaacaacacAGCAGGCGGACCAGACAAAATACGAAAGACTCATCTAAGGAAGAAAAGCATAGGAAAAACGCTGGCAAAACTATTTAACATGCTAGTGCTCACAGGTCACTACCCAACACCGTTGAAAATGAATAGAACCACACTACTGCCAAAACCTAACAAAGACCCAAAGGATGCAAGGAATTGGAGGCCTACAACTATAGGCTCCCTTGTGGCAAGGATCTTCTCAGGAACCTTAGATCAAAGAATGAGAAGAATCACAACCCTATCAGAGAGGCAAAAGGGATTTATACAAGAAGATGGATGTAAGAATAACATAAGGATGGTGGAAACGATAGCTTCGAGGATGAAAGTAGAAAAAGGAGGAATCATAAGTGTAATAGACATATCCAAGGCTTTTGACACCATACCGCACTCAGCGCTGGAACCCAGGCTTAGAGAAAAGGGTATACCTGcacatattatacaattaataaacaacGTGTACACTGATTGCAGAACAGTAATCAAAACGAAAAGCAACCAGGGAATTGAAATAGAGATCCAACGTGGAGTTAAACAAGGAGACCCTCTATCACCCCTACTCTTTAATATAATGATGGACGAAATAATCGAAGACAAAAGCAGAAACACTAAAAGGATCGAAATAAATGGCAAAGGAATAGCAGTTCTAGCGTTTGCAGATGACCTAATCATCATAGGAAGGGATAGAGAAGACGCACAGGAACAGCTACAGATACTGGACCAGAAACTAACAGAACTGGGTATGGAACTGGCAACTGATAAATGCCTCACCTTTGAAATcgtaggaaagaagaaaacgtgGTACGCCAAGAACCCGgagctgaaaataaaaaataaggaacTACTATGCGCCAGTCCAGAACATGCGATCAGATACTTAGGAGTGGACATAACTCCATGGAACAACGTCCACTGCGAGGGGACCACGCAGaagataaaa